Proteins encoded in a region of the Sphingomonas sp. HMP9 genome:
- a CDS encoding glycoside hydrolase family 31 protein translates to MKNRPAIALALVAVSPLGISASAFAQTTVTATANGVDVKQGAITMRVAAISDSILRVRVAKGGVFAEDASWAVSPEARAHSVSAKSTVNGFSTAAMVVAIDPATMRLTVTDKAGKVITNDAIEPLMIQGKGFTLRKSMPQAEHYFGLGDKTGGLDRRGKSFVDWNTDAFGFSGSDDPIYKSIPFFIGVGGAGGSYGIFLDNTWRASFDFGHREENILSFGAPEGPIDYYVIAGPSTAEVVRRYTDLTGKAPLQAQWALGYQQSRYSYMSADETKQVAARLRSEKIPTDVMWLDIDFQDRNRPFTVNTKTFPDLKGMVSDLGKEGFKVVTITDLHVARAPNQGYRPYDEGMKGDRFVHNPDGSVYVAPVWPGPSVFPDFTQSSVRDWYGTLFQKQIDDGVAGAWNDMNEPAIFETPTKTMPLDIVHRIDSDGFAPRTGTHAELHNVYGMQNTRATYEGLRKLNPDERAFVMTRASYAGGQRYAVTWTGDNSATWDHLKLSVQQIINMGLSGFSYGAADVSGFAGGPSPDLLTRWFEIGAFYPVFRNHSAKGTPRVEPWVDGPEQLAVRRRFIEERYKLMPYLYGLAELNARSGDPILRPVFYDYPSAITMSCDQSMTFTLGKSLLVAPPPKPESPQAYDVCLPAGGWYDYWTGKRSGVAQADTEGQIQSASQATGGVKTKGDIVTETPRLDYLPVFVRAGTILPRQQVVQSTSEIPRGPLSLDVYPGDDCAGDLYADDGHSMAFQSGAFMRQTVRCQVTAKGVTLDFETPQGRFSPWWKQVAVTVHGWKGTNAVKSGDRTVASIGDANAQTVSFTIDTPMTATRVAIARR, encoded by the coding sequence TTGAAGAACCGCCCCGCCATTGCTCTGGCTCTTGTCGCTGTGTCGCCGCTGGGCATATCCGCATCCGCCTTTGCACAGACTACCGTTACCGCGACCGCTAACGGCGTGGATGTCAAACAAGGCGCGATCACGATGCGGGTTGCGGCGATCAGCGATTCCATCCTGCGCGTCCGCGTCGCAAAAGGCGGTGTATTCGCAGAGGACGCAAGTTGGGCAGTTTCGCCTGAGGCACGCGCCCATTCCGTGTCGGCAAAATCGACTGTCAACGGATTCTCGACTGCGGCGATGGTTGTCGCGATCGATCCCGCGACTATGCGCCTAACCGTAACTGACAAAGCCGGTAAGGTCATCACAAACGACGCGATTGAGCCGCTGATGATACAGGGTAAGGGGTTTACGCTTCGCAAGTCGATGCCTCAGGCAGAGCATTATTTCGGCTTGGGCGACAAGACTGGCGGTCTCGACCGGCGCGGCAAGAGCTTCGTCGACTGGAACACCGACGCCTTTGGATTTTCCGGCAGCGACGATCCTATCTACAAATCGATCCCTTTCTTCATCGGCGTTGGCGGTGCTGGCGGCAGCTACGGCATCTTCCTCGACAACACGTGGCGCGCCTCGTTCGACTTTGGTCACCGCGAGGAGAATATCCTTTCGTTCGGCGCGCCCGAAGGCCCGATCGACTATTACGTGATTGCGGGGCCTTCGACAGCTGAGGTCGTCCGCCGCTACACTGACCTGACTGGAAAGGCACCGCTTCAGGCGCAGTGGGCGCTTGGCTATCAACAATCACGCTACAGCTATATGTCCGCAGACGAGACCAAGCAGGTCGCCGCCCGTTTGCGGTCCGAGAAAATTCCGACTGACGTGATGTGGCTCGACATCGACTTTCAGGACCGCAACCGTCCGTTTACGGTCAATACGAAAACATTCCCCGACCTAAAGGGCATGGTGAGCGACCTCGGTAAGGAAGGGTTCAAGGTCGTAACGATCACTGACCTCCATGTCGCCCGCGCGCCAAATCAAGGCTATCGACCTTATGACGAGGGAATGAAGGGCGATCGCTTCGTCCACAACCCCGACGGCAGTGTGTACGTCGCCCCGGTCTGGCCCGGCCCCTCAGTATTCCCTGACTTCACCCAATCGTCGGTGCGCGACTGGTACGGCACCTTGTTCCAAAAGCAGATCGACGACGGCGTTGCTGGTGCCTGGAATGACATGAACGAGCCCGCGATCTTCGAAACGCCGACCAAGACGATGCCGCTTGACATCGTCCATCGTATTGACAGCGACGGCTTTGCGCCGCGCACCGGCACACATGCCGAACTTCACAATGTTTACGGCATGCAGAACACGCGCGCGACCTATGAGGGTTTGCGCAAGCTAAACCCCGACGAACGTGCATTCGTCATGACGCGTGCCAGCTATGCGGGCGGGCAGCGCTATGCCGTGACCTGGACCGGCGACAATAGTGCGACCTGGGACCATCTGAAGCTATCGGTGCAGCAGATCATCAACATGGGGCTTTCAGGCTTCTCCTACGGTGCCGCCGACGTCAGCGGCTTCGCGGGGGGACCCAGCCCCGATCTGCTGACGCGCTGGTTCGAAATTGGAGCGTTCTACCCCGTATTCCGCAACCATTCCGCCAAAGGCACGCCGCGCGTCGAGCCTTGGGTCGACGGCCCCGAGCAGCTCGCGGTTCGCCGCCGCTTTATTGAGGAACGCTACAAGCTGATGCCATATCTTTATGGCCTAGCCGAACTGAATGCACGGAGCGGCGACCCTATCCTGAGGCCCGTGTTTTATGATTACCCCTCGGCGATCACGATGTCGTGCGACCAGTCGATGACCTTCACGCTGGGCAAGAGCTTGTTAGTCGCGCCACCGCCCAAGCCGGAATCGCCGCAAGCCTATGATGTGTGCCTTCCAGCAGGCGGCTGGTACGATTACTGGACCGGCAAGCGGTCGGGCGTTGCACAGGCGGACACTGAGGGCCAGATCCAGTCGGCGTCGCAGGCCACCGGAGGGGTGAAGACCAAGGGCGATATCGTCACTGAAACCCCGCGGCTTGACTACCTACCGGTGTTCGTTCGCGCTGGAACGATCCTGCCGCGCCAGCAGGTCGTGCAAAGCACCAGTGAAATCCCTAGGGGGCCGCTATCACTTGACGTATATCCAGGCGACGATTGCGCAGGCGACCTGTACGCCGACGACGGCCATTCGATGGCCTTTCAGTCAGGTGCGTTTATGCGGCAAACCGTGCGGTGCCAAGTGACCGCCAAAGGCGTGACGCTCGACTTCGAGACGCCCCAAGGCAGGTTCTCGCCGTGGTGGAAGCAGGTGGCGGTGACGGTCCATGGGTGGAAGGGCACTAATGCAGTAAAGAGCGGGGATCGTACCGTCGCGAGCATTGGCGACGCAAACGCGCAAACTGTCAGCTTTACAATCGACACACCAATGACCGCAACTCGTGTTGCCATTGCGCGCCGCTAA
- a CDS encoding LacI family DNA-binding transcriptional regulator, with amino-acid sequence MTAVSLINLQIYMSLGLPLGMVDRRFRILPNERATPLTIRTLSCQERQAVVKIGAIPKRGDCTGWSNGVETIRQVKTLADIAAIVGVTPATVSRALSGKARISSETRQRVLDVADHYGFQINQTARNLRLGRTMAIGVVIPLGHQSAQRVSDPFYTTLIGNLMDGLARREHAMLLEAVTPHDAAWLANLSRSGRVDGIVVLCQSDQDAVLKAVGRNYKPLVVWGESANEPYCCVGTDNRLGGRLATEHLLKMGKTRIAFAGMTDIPELYARYAGYCDAHAAAGIKPGPSIPTPLAVDPVSQALVADFASQPDIDAVVAASDMIAMAAIRALAQLGRNVPYDVAVVGYDDVTLAAHMMPSLTTIRQDLTVAAETILDLLFDRMAGKDTGSVRIPLSLVRRQSA; translated from the coding sequence ATGACAGCCGTTTCTCTAATTAATTTGCAGATATATATGTCGCTTGGTCTTCCTTTGGGTATGGTCGATCGGCGCTTTCGCATCCTACCAAATGAGCGGGCGACGCCGTTGACGATACGCACGCTAAGCTGTCAGGAGCGTCAGGCGGTAGTAAAAATAGGCGCCATTCCTAAGCGGGGTGACTGCACGGGTTGGAGTAACGGGGTGGAAACGATCAGGCAGGTCAAGACCTTGGCGGATATTGCAGCGATCGTGGGCGTTACCCCCGCCACTGTGTCTCGCGCGCTGTCGGGCAAAGCCCGGATCAGTTCCGAGACGCGCCAGCGCGTGCTGGACGTCGCTGATCATTACGGCTTCCAGATAAACCAGACCGCCCGCAATTTGCGGCTTGGCCGTACAATGGCGATTGGTGTCGTCATCCCGCTTGGCCACCAGAGCGCACAGCGTGTTTCGGATCCATTCTACACAACGCTGATCGGCAACCTCATGGACGGGCTTGCTCGGCGCGAACATGCGATGCTGTTGGAAGCGGTGACACCGCATGACGCTGCATGGCTCGCCAATTTGTCGCGCAGCGGTCGCGTAGACGGCATCGTCGTACTGTGCCAGTCGGATCAGGATGCCGTGCTAAAAGCAGTTGGGCGGAACTATAAGCCGCTGGTAGTGTGGGGCGAAAGCGCGAACGAACCGTATTGCTGTGTCGGCACCGACAACCGGTTGGGCGGGCGGCTTGCGACTGAGCATTTGCTTAAAATGGGCAAGACGCGCATCGCTTTTGCGGGGATGACTGACATACCCGAACTTTACGCGCGCTATGCTGGTTACTGCGACGCACATGCCGCTGCAGGAATCAAACCCGGTCCCAGCATTCCCACGCCGCTGGCAGTCGACCCAGTGTCCCAGGCGCTCGTCGCCGATTTTGCATCGCAACCAGACATCGACGCGGTGGTCGCCGCTTCCGACATGATCGCGATGGCCGCGATCCGTGCCTTAGCCCAGCTCGGTCGCAACGTGCCCTATGATGTCGCAGTTGTCGGGTACGACGACGTCACGCTGGCTGCTCACATGATGCCGTCGCTGACCACGATTCGGCAGGATCTGACTGTGGCCGCAGAGACAATTCTTGATCTGCTGTTCGACCGGATGGCGGGCAAGGATACCGGGTCGGTGCGCATCCCACTGAGCTTGGTCAGGCGCCAGTCCGCATGA
- a CDS encoding DUF6880 family protein, with protein sequence MSARTKPVTTRSRTLKAETLAALGAERLADLILTQTKVDPVFARTVRMALAAKNDPSALGHEIGKRLKTIRRSTSFLDWNDVRPLARELDQLRENIVGPLAQQSPELAIQQMRVFLSLAESVYERSDDSSGSLGDVFRQGGEDLGALWVNSGNRNPTALATEILSLIEVDGYGVFDELPEAASPALGVEGRAAMRRMLLERQAALSGEERRHYDYKVNWLMPALADLDDDVNAFIATVDPERRNSLLNARVAERLINHGRADEALEWIDAPTDRGHNEREMAGLRLLALEKLKRTGMAQAERRKIFERWLDPEVLRAWLKGVPAFEDFAAERDALDFVLRHGEPTLALAFLIEWPDSKRAGDLVRDRADELDCRDYTILRPAADMLAFDHPDAATLVYRRLVDGVLERASSKNYPYAARDLFSAAALADAIEGSLVSSHAVWIADLRRQHGRKIGFWSLIDK encoded by the coding sequence ATGTCGGCTCGCACCAAACCCGTCACCACGCGCTCCCGGACGTTGAAGGCCGAAACCCTGGCAGCACTTGGCGCGGAACGCCTTGCCGATCTGATACTTACGCAAACCAAAGTCGATCCGGTGTTTGCGCGCACGGTTCGGATGGCACTGGCCGCTAAGAACGATCCTTCCGCACTCGGCCATGAGATCGGTAAGCGCCTGAAGACCATTCGCCGCTCGACCAGCTTTCTGGATTGGAACGACGTCCGGCCGCTGGCACGTGAACTGGATCAGCTGCGCGAAAATATCGTCGGACCACTGGCACAGCAATCCCCCGAGCTCGCGATCCAACAGATGCGAGTGTTCCTCAGCCTTGCCGAGTCCGTGTACGAACGATCGGATGACAGCAGCGGGTCACTGGGTGATGTGTTCCGCCAGGGCGGTGAAGATCTCGGCGCCTTGTGGGTTAATTCTGGCAACCGGAACCCGACCGCTCTTGCGACTGAAATCCTCTCACTCATCGAGGTTGACGGCTACGGTGTCTTCGATGAGCTACCGGAGGCGGCGTCACCTGCCTTGGGCGTAGAAGGCCGGGCTGCGATGCGGCGCATGTTGCTCGAACGTCAGGCTGCGCTGAGCGGTGAAGAGCGACGGCATTACGACTATAAGGTCAACTGGCTGATGCCGGCGCTGGCGGATCTCGACGACGACGTCAACGCCTTCATCGCCACGGTCGATCCGGAACGCCGCAACAGCCTTCTCAATGCGCGTGTCGCGGAACGGCTTATCAACCACGGACGAGCGGACGAGGCGCTGGAGTGGATCGACGCTCCAACCGATCGCGGCCACAACGAACGCGAAATGGCAGGGCTGCGTCTTCTTGCGCTGGAGAAGCTGAAGCGGACCGGGATGGCCCAGGCAGAGCGCCGCAAAATCTTCGAGCGCTGGCTCGACCCGGAAGTGCTTCGTGCCTGGTTGAAGGGCGTACCAGCGTTCGAAGACTTTGCGGCCGAGCGGGATGCCCTCGATTTCGTCTTGCGCCACGGCGAGCCGACGCTCGCTCTTGCCTTCCTGATTGAGTGGCCGGATTCCAAACGCGCCGGCGATCTGGTGCGTGATCGCGCCGATGAGCTGGACTGCAGGGACTACACGATCCTACGACCGGCCGCAGACATGCTCGCGTTCGACCATCCCGATGCCGCCACGCTTGTGTATCGGCGATTGGTTGACGGCGTGCTCGAGCGCGCGAGCTCCAAAAACTATCCCTACGCCGCGCGCGATCTGTTTTCGGCAGCGGCGCTGGCGGACGCTATTGAGGGCAGTTTAGTGTCGTCGCATGCGGTGTGGATCGCCGACTTACGGCGTCAGCATGGCCGGAAAATTGGTTTCTGGAGCCTCATCGATAAATAG